The following proteins are encoded in a genomic region of Coffea eugenioides isolate CCC68of chromosome 6, Ceug_1.0, whole genome shotgun sequence:
- the LOC113775414 gene encoding probable xyloglucan endotransglucosylase/hydrolase protein 23, which produces MAYSSCSSSLVRIFLTSFIGSTFVVLASARNFYQEVDITWGGDGRAKILNNGGLLTLSLDKTSGSGFQSKKEYLFGKIDMQLKLVAGNSAGTVTAYYLSSQGPTHDEIDFEFLGNLSGDPYILHTNVYSQGKGNREQQFYLWFDPTADFHTYSVLWNPRRIIFSVDGTPIREYKNPESLGVPYPKNQPMRIYSSLWNADDWATRGGLVKADWSKAPFTASYRNFNENACIWSSGKSSCNSNTASNNAWLNQELDASSQERLKWVQKNYMIYNYCTDLKRFPQGFPPECAINKSS; this is translated from the exons atggCATATTCTTCTTGTTCATCTAGTCTTGTAAGAATATTTCTTACATCCTTCATAGGAAGCACTTTTGTAGTACTTGCATCCGCTCGCAACTTCTATCAAGAAGTCGACATCACATGGGGTGGCGATGGCCGGGCAAAGATACTCAACAATGGTGGACTTCTCACTCTCTCGCTTGATAAAACATCTGGCTCTGGTTTCCAATCTAAAAAAGAGTACCTATTTGGCAAAATCGACATGCAACTCAAACTTGTCGCTGGAAATTCTGCTGGCACTGTCACAGCCTATTAC TTGTCATCTCAAGGCCCGACTCATGATGAAATAGACTTCGAGTTCTTGGGAAACCTTAGTGGTGACCCTTATATTCTTCACACAAATGTATACAGCCAAGGCAAGGGAAACAGAGAGCAGCAATTCTACCTCTGGTTCGACCCAACTGCAGATTTTCACACCTATTCCGTCCTTTGGAATCCACGACGCATCAT ATTTTCCGTGGATGGCACACCTATCAGGGAATACAAGAATCCTGAGTCTCTGGGTGTTCCATACCCAAAGAACCAACCGATGAGGATATATTCAAGCTTGTGGAATGCAGATGACTGGGCAACAAGAGGTGGACTTGTTAAAGCAGACTGGTCTAAAGCTCCATTCACTGCCTCCTACAGAAACTTCAATGAAAATGCTTGTATTTGGTCGTCCGGAAAATCTTCATGCAATTCAAATACTGCTTCAAACAATGCATGGCTGAATCAAGAGTTGGATGCCAGCAGCCAAGAAAGGCTCAAGTGGGTGCAGAAGAATTATATGATTTACAACTATTGCACTGATTTAAAGCGCTTTCCACAAGGCTTCCCCCCAGAATGTGCTATCAATAAGTcctcatag
- the LOC113773588 gene encoding uncharacterized protein LOC113773588 produces MRQVLQIKYLGLPLVIGRSKRQMFEFIRQKATARLTGWKEKLLSQAGKEVLLKSVVMALPTYVMSCCLLPQTLCRDICSEMARFWWGQKKDGQRIHWLRWGKLTEVKSDRGLGFRELSEFNLALLAKQLWRLLTRPNLLVSKIMKARYFKGMSIWDTNAANGDSWCWKSFLSAKQLLE; encoded by the coding sequence ATGAGGCAAGTGTTGCAGATCAAATATTTGGGATTGCCGTTGGTTATTGGGAGGTCTAAAAGGCAGATGTTTGAATTTATACGACAAAAAGCAACTGCAAGACTTACGGGATGGAAGGAGAAGCTATTGAGTCAAGCTGGAAAAGAGGTATTGTTAAAATCAGTTGTAATGGCTTTACCTACCTATGTAATGTCTTGCTGCTTGTTGCCACAGACCTTATGTAGGGACATATGCTCAGAAATGGCTAGGTTTTGGTGGGGACAGAAGAAAGATGGACAAAGGATTCACTGGCTCAGATGGGGAAAGCTGACTGAGGTCAAGTCAGATAGAGGGTTGGGCTTCAGGGAGCTGAGTGAGTTCAATTTAGCATTACTGGCTAAGCAGCTTTGGAGGCTTCTGACTAGGCCGAATCTCCTGGTGAGCAAGATAATGAAGGCTAGATACTTTAAAGGAATGTCTATCTGGGATACAAATGCAGCTAATGGTGACTCATGGTGTTGGAAGAGTTTTCTCAGTGCAAAACAGCTATTGGAATAA